The following coding sequences are from one Vicugna pacos chromosome 19, VicPac4, whole genome shotgun sequence window:
- the CHGB gene encoding secretogranin-1 — MQPAVLLGFLGATMLAAVSSMPVDNRNHNEEMVTRCIIEVLSSALSKSNAPPITPECRQILRKSGKEVKDEEKSENENTRFEVRLLRDPADTSEAHRASSREDVGAPGEDTQGPPAADTEGGGHSREGAGEPQGSLYPSDSHVATEARSRHSEKGKGETYQKREHGEDGSEERHLEEPGETQMAFLNQPNPAGAETSEKFVSRHGSARGPEKTHSRERSSQESEEETGGPEKRPREPASRPEGQEESEESEEDASPEVDKRSRPRHHHGRSRPDRSSQEGNPPREESGHPRQEPEESDVGTASGGAKRAWRPTHRRRASEEEPELGEEGRSYPAVQAPGDLEGARAGGRGSGEPRAPRPPSDENREEEDEGNRPRSELSNRALGSSDGSEGERGHRGGRSHTARGGEPGAYATPDTTEDKRLLGEARSRAQESQMDQARRHAQGELRSYLNYGEEGAQGKWPPQGDLRGTEENREDARLPGRQYAPRHITEKRLGELLSPYYDPPQWQSSHFQRRDNRDENFLEGEEENGLTLNEKNFFPEYNYDWWEKKPFEEDVNWGYETRNLAPKLDVKRQYDRVAELDRLLHYRKKSAEFPDFYDSEEQTSPHHPAENEKERAGQGALTEEEEKELENLAAMDLELQKIAEKFSGNRRG; from the exons ATGCAGCCCGCGGTGCTTCTTGGCTTCCTGGGAGCCACGATGTTGGCCG CTGTCAGTTCTATGCCAGTGGATAACAGGAACCACAATGAAGAAATG GTGACTCGCTGCATCATCGAGGTCCTCTCAAGTGCCCTGTCAAAGTCCAACGCTCCACCCATCACCCCTGAGTGCCGACAAATCCTGAGGAAGA gtggaaaagaggtcaaagatgaagagaaaagtgaaaatgaaaacacaaggtTTGAAGTCAGATTGTTAAGAGACCCAGCTGACACCTCTGAAGCCCACAGGGCCTCCAGCAGGGAGGACGTGGGAGCTCCAGGGGAGGACACCCAAGGCCCTCCAGCGGCCGACACAGAGGGAGGTGGGCACAGCCGAGAGGGTGCAGGCGAGCCCCAAGGGAGCCTCTATCCCTCTGACAGCCATGTCGCCACAGAAGCAAGGTCACGCCACTCTGAGAAGGGCAAGGGGGAGACGTATCAGAAAAGGGAGCATGGGGAAGATGGCAGTGAGGAGAGGCACCTCGAGGAGCCAGGAGAGACACAGATGGCTTTTCTCAACCAGCCGAACCCAGCGGGGGCTGAGACATCTGAAAAGTTTGTGTCCAGACACGGTAGTGCCCGAGGCCCTGAGAAGACGCACAGCCGGGAGAGGAGCAGCcaggagagtgaggaggagacAGGGGGCCCCGAGAAACGGCCCCGAGAGCCTGCAAGCCGACCCGAGGGCCAGGAGGAATCCGAGGAAAGTGAGGAAGATGCCAGCCCCGAGGTGGACAAACGCTCGAGGCCAAGGCACCATCACGGGAGGAGCAGGCCGGACAGGTCCTCCCAGGAAGGGAATCCCCCCCGGGAGGAAAGCGGTCACCCCCGCCAGGAACCCGAGGAGTCGGACGTGGGCACGGCCAGCGGCGGGGCAAAGAGAGCCTGGCGTCCAACCCACCGCCGCCGGGCTTCCGAGGAAGAACCTGagttgggggaggaagggaggagctaCCCAGCCGTCCAGGCTCCCGGGGACCTGGAGGGGGCGCGAGCTGGGGGCCGAGGGAGTGGAGAGCCccgggcccccaggcctcccAGTGACGAGAACCgagaggaggaggacgaggggAACCGTCCCCGCTCAGAGCTTAGTAACAGGGCGCTCGGATCCAGCGACGGGAGTGAGGGAGAGCGAGGCCACCGCGGGGGACGCAGCCACACAGCCCGGGGCGGGGAGCCGGGCGCCTACGCCACCCCGGACACAACAGAAGACAAACGGCTCTTGGGTGAAGCCCGCAGCCGCGCTCAGGAGAGCCAGATGGACCAGGCAAGGCGGCATGCCCAAGGCGAGCTGAGAAGCTACCTCAACTACGGCgaggagggagcccaggggaaGTGGCCCCCGCAGGGGGACCTGCGAGGCACGGAGGAGAACAGGGAGGACGCGAGGCTTCCAGGCAGACAGTATGCTCCCCGGCACATCACTGAGAAGCGATTAGGGGAGCTACTCAGTCCATACTACGACCCTCCGCAGTGGCAGAGCAGCCATTTTCAGAGAAGAGACAACAGGGATGAGAATTttctggagggagaagaggaaaacGGGCTGACCTTGAACGAGAAGAATTTCTTCCCAGAATACAACTATGACTGGTGGGAGAAAAAGCCCTTTGAGGAGGATGTAAACTGGGGATATGAGACGAGAAACCTCGCCCCCAAGCTGGACGTGAAAAGGCAGTATGACAGAGTGGCCGAGCTGGACCGGCTCCTTCACTACAGGAAGAAGTCCGCTGAGTTTCCAGACTTCTATGACTCCGAGGAGCAGACGAGCCCACACCACCCGGCAGAGAATGAGAAGGAGAGGGCTGGCCAAGGAGCTCTGACGGAGGAGGAG gaaaaagaacttgaaaatttGGCTGCGATGGATCTGGAGCTACAGAAAATAGCCGAGAAGTTCAGTGGTAACCGAAGGGGCTGA
- the TRMT6 gene encoding tRNA (adenine(58)-N(1))-methyltransferase non-catalytic subunit TRM6, translating to MEGSEEQPGSQPPHSGDHRIRDGDFVVLKREDVFKAVQVQRRKKVTFEKQWFYLDNVIGHSYGTTFEVTNGGSLQPKKKKEEPTSETKEAGTDNRNIIDDGKSQKLTQDDIKALKDKGIKGEEIVQQLIENSTTFRDKTEFAQDKYIKKKKKKYEAIITVVKPSTRILSVMYYAREPGKINHMRYDTLAQMLTLGNIRAGNKMIVMETCAGLVLGAMMERMGGFGSIIQLYPGGGPVRAATACFGFPKSFLSGLYEFPLNKVDSLLNGTFSAEMLSSEPKDSASVEESNGTLEDKQPSEQENEDSMAEAPESSHSEEQETMEIVSQVPEYKEPKERGNKKDYIQEKQRRQEEQRKRHLEAAALLSERNADGLIVASRFHPTPLLLSLLDFVAPSRPFVVYCQYKEPLLECYTKLRERGGVINLRLSETWLRNYQVLPDRSHPKLLMSGGGGYLLSGFTVAMDSLKAEPSLKPNTGTAESHTTEEPAAKKRKCPESDS from the exons ATGGAGGGCTCTGAGGAGCAACCAGGCTCACAGCCACCGCATTCCGGGGACCACCGCATCCGCGACGGCGACTTCGTTGTTCTGAAACGGGAAGATGTGTTCAAGGCAGTACAAGTCCAGCGGAGAAA GAAAGTAACTTTTGAAAAGCAGTGGTTCTACTTGGATAACGTCATTGGCCATAGTTATGGAACCACATTTGAAGTGACCAATGGAGGAAGTCTTCAGCctaagaagaagaaggaagagcctaCTTCAG AGACCAAAGAAGCGGGCACTGATAATCGAAATATAATTGATGATGGGAAATCCCAGAAACTTACTCAAGATGACATAAAAGCTTTGAAAGACAAAGGCATTAAAGGAGAG GAAATAGTTCAGCAGTTAATTGAAAATAGTACTACATTCCGAGACAAGACAGAATTTGCTcaagataaatatataaaaaagaagaaaaagaa GTATGAAGCCATCATTACTGTTGTGAAGCCATCCACCCGCATTCTTTCAGTTATGTATTATGCAAGAGAGCCTGGAAAAATTAA CCACATGAGATATGATACACTAGCCCAGATGTTGACGTTGGGAAATATCCGTGCTGGCAATAAAATGATTGTGATGGAAACATGTGCTGGCTTGGTGCTGGGTGCAATGATGGAACGAATGGGAG GTTTTGGCTCCATTATTCAGCTGTACCCTGGAGGTGGACCTGTTCGGGCAGCAACAGCATGTTTTGGATTTCCAAAGTCTTTCCTCAGTGGTCTTTATGAATTCCCCCTCAACAAAGTGGACAGTCTCTTAAATGGGACATTTTCTGCCGAGATGTTATCTTCAGAGCCAAAAGACAGTGCTTCCGTTGAAGAAAGTAATGGCACGCTGGAGGACAAACAGCCTTCAGAGCAAGAGAATGAAGACAGCATGGCAGAGGCCCCAGAGAGCAGTCACTCAGAAGAACAAGAAACAATGGAAATTGTCTCTCAAGTTCCAGAATATAAAGAGCCTAaagagagaggaaacaaaaaGGATTAT aTTCAGGAAAAGCAGAGGAGACAAGAAGAGCAGAGGAAAAGACATTTAGAAGCTGCCGctctgctgagtgaaagaaacgcAGATGG TTTAATTGTAGCTAGTCGTTTCCATCCCACTCCATTGCTCCTGTCTTTGCTGGACTTTGTGGCTCCTTCAAGGCCGTTCGTGGTCTACTGCCAGTATAAAGAG CCTCTGTTGGAATGCTACACAAAACTGCGGGAAAGAGGAGGGGTTATCAACCTCAGGCTGTCTGAAACCTGGCTCAGAAATTACCAG GTTTTGCCAGATCGAAGTCATCCGAAACTACTGATGAGCGGAGGTGGGGGTTACCTTCTCTCAGGCTTCACTGTTGCCATGGACAGCCTTAAAGCAGAGCCCAGTCTCAAACCCAACACAGGCACCGCAGAGTCACACACGACTGAAGAGCCAGCAGCTAAAAAACGGAAATGTCCAGAGTCCGACTCTTAA